A stretch of Jatrophihabitans sp. DNA encodes these proteins:
- the recN gene encoding DNA repair protein RecN: protein MEEAGKRMLEEIRIRGLGVISDAVLELGPGLTVVTGETGAGKTMVVTGLALLFGGRADSSRLRPGVESASVEGRLLVGEGSPAALAVTDAGGDLDSDGSLVLRRVVSATGRSRAFAGGASVPVTVLARLAESLVAVHGQSDQQRLTQPAEQRLTLDRFAGVDLADCRAAFQQWRAAVAELARRTGMARELAREAELLRHGIAEIARIAPQPEEDVELAALAARLEHADALRVAARTAHDALLGDPDDPAGEAPDVQTLIAAASRALGQVVGTDAALDQLSARLAELAAAATDIGSELAGYQTQLEADPARLAAVHERRAALNGLIRKYGVGAVGDGGGRLGGSGAGALGSVLDWAAEAEHRLAAADTSDEALAALAAERDQAAARFTELATAVSGRRRQAAQRLSKLITAELAGLAMPAAAVRVEVRPRNPVESGPQVLIDGRPAGAGPDGVDEVEITLRAHPDAPELPVQRGASGGELSRVMLAIEVALAGTDPVPTMVFDEVDAGVGGRAAVEIGRRLARLSRSHQVVVVTHLAQVAAFAERHLVVDKSVSVTSRPAVTGAAAAQDSEPASGGVTRSDIRSVNGEDRLVELARMLAGGDSAVAREHAAQLLSSARQDIAEFGDADRRRGSAAAWAGAPESAQQPEPITPKAARARSKR, encoded by the coding sequence GTGGAAGAGGCTGGCAAGCGCATGCTGGAGGAGATCCGGATCCGTGGGCTCGGGGTGATCTCGGACGCGGTGCTGGAACTGGGGCCTGGACTGACTGTGGTGACCGGCGAGACCGGCGCCGGCAAGACCATGGTGGTGACCGGGCTGGCACTGCTGTTCGGCGGCCGTGCCGACTCGTCCCGGCTGCGTCCGGGAGTGGAGTCGGCCAGCGTCGAAGGCAGGCTGCTGGTCGGCGAGGGGTCACCGGCGGCGCTGGCCGTGACCGACGCCGGCGGCGACCTGGATTCCGACGGCAGCCTGGTGTTGCGGCGGGTGGTGAGCGCTACGGGCCGGTCCCGAGCGTTCGCCGGCGGCGCCTCGGTGCCGGTGACCGTGCTGGCCCGGCTGGCCGAGAGCCTGGTGGCCGTGCATGGTCAAAGCGATCAGCAGCGGCTCACCCAGCCCGCCGAACAGCGCCTGACCCTCGACCGGTTCGCGGGAGTGGACCTGGCCGACTGCCGGGCCGCCTTTCAGCAGTGGCGCGCGGCGGTGGCCGAGTTGGCACGGCGCACCGGCATGGCCCGCGAGCTGGCGCGCGAGGCGGAACTGCTGCGGCACGGCATCGCCGAGATAGCGCGAATCGCGCCGCAGCCGGAGGAGGATGTCGAACTCGCGGCCCTGGCGGCCCGGCTGGAGCATGCTGACGCGCTACGGGTCGCGGCGCGCACCGCCCACGACGCGCTGCTGGGCGACCCCGACGACCCCGCCGGTGAGGCGCCGGACGTCCAGACCCTGATCGCGGCAGCCAGCCGGGCACTGGGCCAGGTCGTCGGCACCGACGCCGCGCTGGACCAGCTCAGCGCTCGGCTGGCCGAGCTGGCCGCCGCGGCCACCGACATCGGCAGCGAGCTGGCCGGGTACCAGACGCAGCTGGAGGCCGATCCAGCCCGGCTGGCCGCGGTGCACGAGCGCCGCGCCGCCCTCAACGGGTTGATCCGCAAATACGGCGTGGGCGCGGTCGGCGACGGCGGCGGCCGGCTTGGCGGGAGCGGCGCCGGGGCACTGGGGTCGGTGCTGGACTGGGCGGCCGAGGCCGAGCACCGGCTGGCAGCTGCCGACACCTCCGACGAGGCGCTGGCGGCGCTGGCCGCCGAGCGTGATCAGGCGGCTGCCCGCTTCACCGAGCTGGCCACGGCGGTGTCGGGGCGACGCCGGCAGGCTGCCCAGCGGTTGTCGAAGCTGATCACCGCCGAACTGGCCGGTCTGGCGATGCCCGCAGCCGCGGTGCGGGTCGAGGTCCGCCCCCGGAACCCGGTGGAGTCCGGCCCGCAGGTCCTCATCGACGGCCGGCCTGCCGGCGCCGGACCCGACGGCGTGGACGAGGTGGAGATCACCTTGCGAGCCCATCCGGACGCCCCGGAGCTGCCGGTCCAGCGCGGCGCGTCGGGTGGCGAGCTGTCCCGGGTGATGCTGGCCATCGAGGTCGCGCTCGCCGGGACCGATCCGGTGCCCACCATGGTCTTCGACGAGGTGGACGCCGGCGTCGGAGGCCGAGCCGCCGTCGAGATCGGCCGCCGACTGGCCCGGCTCTCCCGCAGCCATCAGGTCGTGGTGGTCACCCACCTGGCGCAGGTCGCCGCCTTCGCCGAGCGCCACCTGGTGGTGGACAAGTCGGTGTCGGTGACGAGCAGGCCGGCGGTGACAGGCGCCGCTGCCGCGCAGGACTCCGAGCCGGCCTCCGGCGGCGTTACCCGCAGCGACATCCGATCGGTCAACGGCGAGGACCGGCTGGTCGAGCTGGCTCGGATGCTGGCCGGCGGCGACAGCGCGGTCGCGCGCGAGCACGCCGCTCAACTGCTCAGCTCCGCGCGTCAGGACATCGCCGAGTTCGGCGACGCCGACCGGCGTCGAGGTTCTGCGGCTGCCTGGGCCGGCGCGCCCGAATCCGCCCAGCAGCCCGAGCCGATCACCCCGAAGGCTGCTCGGGCTCGATCCAAGCGGTGA
- a CDS encoding copper transporter, translated as MISFRYHLVSIIAVFLGIALGVVVGTSALNGAVVGDLRHQVTDAKKNSSALAAQNQALRARSAHADLLAQTFGGKIAGAALAKTPVVLIGAPGASKQLKDAMAEQVTAAGGTVAGRLQLSKDFSDPRRANDIRSLATSGLHPIGLQLPTTDDAGTLAGALLGFVLLGHGQSTDLAQVIAGFGTLNMVKAESPTVAAGKLVLLVAPGALPKDDEAGRMLLSFGAQLGASTGGPTVVVGDPASNTAGGLVALVRADDAASKAVSTVDDANSPLGELTVALTGADTVAGRKGHYGTGADSDGLLPGAGG; from the coding sequence ATGATCTCGTTCCGGTACCACCTTGTCTCGATCATCGCCGTCTTCCTCGGCATCGCGCTGGGCGTGGTGGTGGGGACCAGCGCGCTCAACGGCGCGGTGGTCGGGGACCTGCGTCATCAGGTCACCGACGCGAAGAAGAACAGCAGCGCCCTGGCCGCGCAGAATCAAGCGCTGCGGGCCCGTTCGGCCCATGCCGACCTGCTGGCCCAGACCTTCGGCGGCAAGATCGCCGGCGCGGCCCTGGCCAAGACCCCGGTGGTGCTGATCGGCGCGCCCGGAGCGTCCAAGCAACTCAAGGACGCGATGGCTGAGCAGGTCACCGCGGCCGGCGGCACTGTCGCCGGCCGGCTGCAGCTGAGCAAGGACTTCAGCGACCCGCGGCGAGCCAACGACATCAGGTCACTGGCGACCTCGGGCCTGCATCCGATCGGCCTGCAATTGCCGACCACCGACGACGCCGGCACGCTGGCCGGAGCGCTGCTCGGCTTCGTGCTGCTGGGCCACGGCCAGAGCACCGACCTGGCACAGGTCATCGCCGGATTCGGGACCCTCAACATGGTCAAGGCCGAGAGCCCGACGGTGGCGGCCGGCAAGCTGGTGCTGTTGGTCGCGCCTGGCGCTCTGCCCAAGGACGACGAGGCCGGCAGGATGCTGCTCTCCTTCGGCGCCCAGCTGGGCGCCAGCACCGGCGGCCCGACCGTGGTGGTCGGTGATCCGGCCTCCAACACCGCAGGCGGGCTGGTGGCGTTGGTGCGCGCCGACGACGCGGCCAGCAAAGCCGTGTCGACAGTGGACGATGCCAACAGCCCACTCGGCGAGCTCACCGTCGCGCTGACCGGCGCCGACACGGTGGCCGGGCGTAAGGGCCACTACGGGACCGGCGCCGACAGCGACGGGCTGCTGCCCGGAGCCGGTGGCTAG
- the steA gene encoding putative cytokinetic ring protein SteA: MKIALRQSDRRRDAALPGISGVARLDRRVSRLLNRLQPGDIAVIDIADLDRSTADALVAAGVSVVVNAQQSISGRYPNLGPEVLIANDVALLDAVGSEIFAEVKEGSRLRLDGDVLHIGDKVAARGARQDADTVQAAMRAAKAGLSAQLQAFAASTQQHMEREKELLLDGVGVPELSTRFRGRHVLLVAKDYDYKSDLRSLKHYIREFRPVLVGVDAGADVLREAGYQADLVVGDLDLVSDAALREAAEVVAHADHHGRVSGLARVQDLRVEPVVFASSGTSEDAAMLLADAGSARLIVTVGMRATLEEFLDAGRGGIASTVLTRLKLGGRLVDAKAAAQLFQTRVSALSLVLLAVAAVLAIAVVLVAGLAGDSYLHLLADGWDHSVSWLRSLLS, translated from the coding sequence ATGAAGATCGCACTCAGGCAGTCCGACCGGCGTCGCGACGCCGCGCTGCCCGGTATCAGCGGGGTGGCCCGCCTTGATCGGCGGGTGAGCCGGCTGCTGAACCGCCTGCAGCCCGGTGACATCGCCGTCATCGACATCGCCGATCTGGACCGCTCGACCGCTGACGCCCTGGTGGCGGCCGGGGTCAGCGTGGTGGTCAACGCCCAGCAGAGCATCTCCGGCCGCTACCCCAACCTGGGGCCCGAGGTGCTCATCGCCAATGACGTCGCGCTGCTGGACGCTGTGGGGAGCGAGATCTTCGCCGAGGTCAAGGAAGGCTCACGCCTGCGGCTGGACGGCGACGTGCTGCACATCGGAGACAAGGTGGCCGCCCGCGGCGCCAGGCAGGACGCCGACACGGTCCAGGCCGCGATGCGGGCCGCCAAGGCAGGCCTGTCGGCCCAGTTGCAAGCCTTCGCGGCCAGCACGCAGCAGCACATGGAACGTGAGAAGGAGCTGCTGCTGGACGGCGTCGGGGTGCCCGAGCTCAGCACCCGCTTTCGTGGCCGGCACGTCCTGCTGGTCGCCAAGGATTACGACTACAAGTCCGATCTGCGCTCGCTCAAGCACTACATCCGGGAGTTCCGGCCGGTGCTGGTAGGTGTCGACGCCGGCGCCGACGTCCTGCGGGAGGCCGGTTACCAGGCCGACCTGGTGGTTGGCGATCTGGACCTGGTCTCGGATGCGGCGTTGCGCGAGGCCGCCGAGGTCGTCGCGCACGCCGACCATCACGGCCGGGTCAGCGGGCTGGCCCGGGTGCAGGACCTGCGCGTCGAACCGGTCGTCTTCGCCTCCTCGGGCACCAGCGAGGACGCCGCGATGCTGCTGGCCGACGCAGGCTCGGCCAGGCTGATCGTCACCGTCGGAATGCGCGCCACCCTGGAGGAGTTCCTGGACGCCGGTCGCGGCGGGATCGCCTCGACTGTGCTGACCCGGCTCAAGCTCGGCGGCCGGCTGGTGGACGCCAAAGCCGCCGCCCAGCTGTTCCAGACCCGGGTCTCGGCGCTGTCGCTGGTGCTGCTGGCGGTCGCCGCGGTGCTGGCCATCGCCGTCGTGCTGGTCGCCGGCCTCGCCGGAGACAGCTACCTGCATCTCCTGGCCGACGGTTGGGACCATTCTGTCTCCTGGCTTAGGAGCCTGCTGTCATGA